CTTTTCATCAGCCAGAAAGATACGCTGGCAAGCACAAGCGCCGCCAGCAATTGGTTGGAAGCGCCAAAGGTATTCCAAAATACCCGCCACACCGGGACGATCCGGCCATCGCCGTCCACGATGGTCTGGAAAATCAAAAAGCCCGGCGCGCACATGGTCAAGGCCGCGCCCAGGAAGCCGCCCGCGCGCCCCCTCCAGCCGGTTATTTCTTCCACGACGTAGCGCCCGAGGCGCGTGCATACGTCAAGCGTATCGTAAACAAAGGTAGTGAAAGCCAAAAGGCCAAAGGTTATGCCAAATACTATCGGCACGCCGATAAATTCCATGAAACTGCCGATGCCGGTCGCGTAAACGAAATTGGGCGCCTTGCCCAAGATGGGCGAATCTTTGGCCATTATCATTACGCAGACGATAGATATAACCGCGACCATGCCTTCCAGCAGCATGCCGCCGTAGCCTACCGCCCTGGCGTCCGTTTCGTATTCTAACTGCTTGCTGGTGGTTCCCGAGGACACAAGCGAGTGAAAGCCGGAACAAGCTCCGCAGGCAACGGTAACGAAAAGCAGCGGGAACATCGGGAGCCAAAAGCCGCCGCCGAAAAACCCTCCGGCGCCAAGCATGGTAAAAGCCGGATATTCTATTGAATAGTCGCCGAAAATAATGCCGATGCCGGAAACAAACAAAGAAACATACAAAAGGTATCCTCCCAGCAAGCCGCGCGGCTGCACCAGCAGCCATATCGGCAGCATGGAAGCGGCAAAGCAATAAATCAAAATGATGGCGCCCCAAATTTTCTGCTGCGAAGAAACATCGGAGAAAGGCAAAGAAACCGGGAAAACCTGTCCGGCCCAGATGCATAGCACCGTAAGTGACAGGATGGCGATGTTGGCAATATACGCGTTTATTTTAAAATAACGGGTCATAAGGCCTATAATGGCCGGAAAAACAAGATACATAAGCGACGAGCTGGCAATATGCGCGCCCATTACCGTATCGCCTGCCCTTATCTCAATGTTGCTGACAAAAGAACTGGCGGTAATGTCGGCGAACACTACGATCAGGTAAACGAGGGTCAGCCAGATAAAAATCATAAAAAGCAGCCAGGCCCTTTGCGAAATGTTCACCCGCACTATTTCGGTTATGGACTTGGCGTTGTAGCGGACGGAGGCTATAAGGCTTCCCATATCTTGGACGCCGCCGACGAAGACGCTGCCGACCAGTACCCAAATCAGCGCCGGCGCCCAGCCGAAAAGCATGGCGGCCAAAATAGGGCCGTTGATCGGGCCGGCGGCAGTAATCGTCGAAAAATGCTGTCCCAGGAGCGCGTATTTCGTGGCAGGAACGAAGTCAAGGCCGTCATTTAACAAAACCGCCGGCGTAGCCGCGGCGTCGTCAAGCTGAAAAACACGCTCGCCCAGAAACCGGCCGTAGATATAATAAGCCGCCGCAAATAAGGCCGCCGCGCCTATTACCACCGGAAGAACATTCATCTGTTTTCCTGCTCCTTCACAAAGCGTATTGACACACGGCCATTATAGCACAATCGATACAATACGCAAAATGTATTTTAATGCTGCCACCATCGGCTAAAGGCGCCCACAGATGACCACACGGTCGGAGCCTTCGTCAGTTTCGCGCAGGCAAACGCTGATAATTTCGCTTTTGCCCGTAGGCACGTTCTTTCCCACATAGTCGGCGCGTATCGGCAGTTCCCGATGTCCGCGGTCAATAAGCACGGCCAATTGTATGGCCTTGGGCCGGCCAATGTCCATAAGCGCATCCAAGGCGGCTCGGGTAGTCCGGCCTGTATAAAGGACGTCGTCTACCATGATGACGACTTTGCCCTCAAGCGGAAAATTTATCTCCGTCCCGTGTACAACGGGCTGATAAGACAAAGTGGAAAGATCGTCCCGGTAAAGAGTTATGTCCAAAAGGCCGACAGGCGCTTCCACGCCTTCGATTTTCTTTATTTCCCCGGCTATGCGGCCAGCCAGGGGCGCTCCCCTGCTCCGGATGCCAACCAAGGCGATGTCGCGTGACCCTTTGTTGCGCTCGGCTATTTCATGGGCTATGCGTATCAGCGCCCGTCTTATGGCGCTCTCGTCCATTATCACGTTTTTTTCCGTTATCTGCGCGCTTTTTTCCATTGTCCGGCCTCCTTGGATGCTGGTGTCCGGGAAACGGTTTGGCAACCGCTAAGGAGCGGAGGGAAAATCCCCGGGGGCGGTCAGCCGCATTTTGGCTTCAGGCGCGCTCTGGCGCCGGCCAGCAACATCTATGTGCATAATAACATAACGGCGGCGATTTTACAATCGTCCGCGCCAGGCAAGGCCGCAAAAGAAAAGCGCCCTGAATATTTATCGGAAACATCCAGCAGCGCCGTTGCGCCGGATGTTTTCCCGCCCTTTGCGGGCCGCCGCCCGAACAAAGGGCGGCCTGCGGTACATTTTCGCGCGCCTGCGGACACAAAGCCGCTGCCGTCACGCCATGCGAAAAGGCATCCCGCCTTGCACTGCCCCCGGATTAAAACACC
The Acidaminococcales bacterium genome window above contains:
- the pyrR gene encoding bifunctional pyr operon transcriptional regulator/uracil phosphoribosyltransferase PyrR: MTEKNVIMDESAIRRALIRIAHEIAERNKGSRDIALVGIRSRGAPLAGRIAGEIKKIEGVEAPVGLLDITLYRDDLSTLSYQPVVHGTEINFPLEGKVVIMVDDVLYTGRTTRAALDALMDIGRPKAIQLAVLIDRGHRELPIRADYVGKNVPTGKSEIISVCLRETDEGSDRVVICGRL